Proteins encoded by one window of Antechinus flavipes isolate AdamAnt ecotype Samford, QLD, Australia chromosome 4, AdamAnt_v2, whole genome shotgun sequence:
- the LOC127559578 gene encoding trace amine-associated receptor 6-like codes for MRSSNSSQSAPEQFCYENINGSCIQTPYSLGSRLLIYLAFGSGILLAVFGNLLVMISILHFKQLHSPANFLIASLACADFFVGVFVMPFSMVRSVESCWYFGESYCKLHSTLDVAFCYISVFHLCFISIDRYIAVTDPLVYPTKFTNSVSGLCIALSWTIIMSYSGFVFYTGINDDGLEELVSALTCVGGCQVAVNQNWIIIDFLLFFIPSLVMIILYSKIFLIVKFQARKIENTSSKGESSSSDSYKARVAKRERKAAKTLGVAVIAFLISWLPYSLDSLIDAFLGFITPTYVYEICCWFTYYNSSVNPLIYAFSYPWFQKAIKLIITGKILQNDSSVINLFSE; via the coding sequence ATGAGAAGCAGCAATAGTTCCCAGTCTGCACCTGAACAGTTCTGCTATGAGAACATCAATGGGTCCTGCATTCAGACTCCCTACTCCCTGGGATCTCGACTCCTGATCTACCTGGCTTTTGGTTCTGGAATTTTGCTGGCTGTGTTTGGAAACCTTTTAGTCATGATTTCCATTCTTCACTTCAAGCAATTGCACTCTCCAGCCAATTTTCTCATTGCCTCCTTGGCTTGTGCTGATTTTTTTGTGGGAGTCTTTGTAATGCCCTTCAGCATGGTCAGGTCAGTGGAGAGTTGCTGGTATTTTGGGGAGAGTTACTGTAAACTGCATAGCACTTTGGATGTGGCATTTTGTTATATTTCTGTCTTTCACTTGTGCTTCATCTCTATTGATAGATATATTGCTGTTACAGACCCTCTAGTCTATCCAACCAAGTTCACCAACTCTGTCTCTGGACTATGCATTGCTCTTTCCTGGACCATCATTATGTCTTAcagtggttttgttttttacacaGGTATCAATGATGATGGACTGGAGGAATTAGTAAGTGCTCTCACCTGTGTGGGAGGCTGTCAGGTTGCTGTGAATCAAAACTGGATCATAATAgattttctgttgtttttcataCCCAGTCTAGTTATGattattctttattctaagaTTTTTCTCATAGTTAAATTTCAGGCTAGGAAGATAGAAAACACAAGTAGCAAAGGGGAATCTTCATCCTCAGATAGTTACAAAGCCAGAGTAgccaagagggagagaaaagcagCAAAAACACTGGGCGTTGCTGTGATTGCTTTTCTAATTTCATGGTTACCCTATTCACTTGACTCATTAATTGATGCATTTCTTGGTTTCATTACTCCTACCTATGTCTATGAGATTTGCTGTTGGTTTACTTATTATAACTCATCTGTGAATCCCCTGATTTATGCTTTCTCTTACCCTTGGTTTCAGAAAGCTATAAAACTCATTATCACTGGCAAAATCTTACAGAATGACTCTTCAGTCATTAATTTGTTTTCTGAATGA